The Methanofervidicoccus abyssi genome includes a region encoding these proteins:
- the serB gene encoding phosphoserine phosphatase SerB — MRKNKKGLVLFDLDSTLIEEETIDELAKLVGVEEEVKKITKDAMNGKIDFEESLRKRVALLKGLPIDSVKELVSKLKITKGAREAIEELKNRGYVVGVISGGFNIVTERIKKDLNLDYAYSNELIVKDEKLTGEVRGRVMSPTAKGEILEEIARRENIDLKDTVVVGDGANDIGMFKKAGFRIAFCAKEVLKKNADVVIDRRDLREILKYVK, encoded by the coding sequence ATGAGAAAAAATAAAAAGGGCCTTGTACTCTTTGATTTAGACAGTACTTTAATAGAGGAAGAAACGATAGATGAATTAGCTAAACTGGTTGGTGTAGAGGAAGAGGTAAAAAAAATCACCAAGGATGCTATGAATGGAAAGATAGACTTTGAGGAATCCTTAAGGAAGAGAGTGGCACTCCTAAAAGGATTACCGATAGACAGTGTAAAGGAATTAGTTTCAAAATTGAAAATAACCAAAGGTGCAAGGGAGGCTATAGAAGAACTTAAAAATAGGGGATATGTTGTAGGTGTAATAAGCGGGGGATTTAACATCGTTACAGAGAGGATAAAGAAGGATCTAAATTTAGACTATGCATATTCTAACGAACTTATAGTTAAGGATGAAAAGTTGACTGGTGAGGTAAGAGGTAGGGTGATGAGTCCTACTGCAAAGGGAGAGATCTTAGAAGAGATTGCAAGGAGAGAAAATATAGATTTAAAGGATACTGTAGTTGTAGGAGATGGTGCAAACGATATAGGTATGTTCAAGAAAGCTGGTTTTAGAATAGCATTCTGTGCTAAGGAAGTTCTGAAGAAAAACGCCGATGTTGTCATAGATAGAAGGGATCTAAGGGAAATTTTAAAGTATGTGAAGTAG
- a CDS encoding CoB--CoM heterodisulfide reductase iron-sulfur subunit A family protein produces MESPRIGVFICYCGANINGVVDCEAVKEFASKLDGVVYANTYPFYCSDPGQKMIKNAIKEYKLNRVVVAACTPKIHEPTFRACIAEAGLSPYYLEFVNIREQDSFVHLGDREAATKKAMELVAGGVERAKRLEDVPQKVVEVDRSCLIIGGGIAGIQAALDLGDQGYKVYIVEKETSIGGRMAQLAKTFPTDDCALUILAPKMVTVANHPNVEIITYAEIKNVSGYIGNFEVTIEKKPRYVDESKCTGCGACAKVCPIEVPNEFDLGIGTRKAIYVPFAQAVPLIYTIDKEYCIDCRLCESVCGPGAIDFNQKPEEIKLKVGTIIVATGFNEFDASLKEEYGYGVYDNVITTLELERMINPAGPTGGHVIRPSDGEHPHRVVFIQCVGSRDLKVGNPYCSRICCMFALKNAQLIKMHEPDAEVYICYMDIRSFGKGYEEYYQRAQEQFGVKFIRGRPACVIEDPETKNLTVRVEDTLMGEIVEIEADLVVLSAGLVPRPDTKNVAKMLGLDISPDGFFKELHPKLAPVNTKVDGIAIAGVAQGPKDIPDTVAQAKGAASAVAIPMAKGKFEIEMIRAIVNKEICGGCEICAQVCPYNAISYKEVDGHKVAEVNDIACKGCGSCCATCPSGALQLRYYRDEQVISAIDGILDTHNMLNQ; encoded by the coding sequence ATGGAAAGCCCCAGGATAGGGGTTTTTATCTGCTACTGTGGTGCCAATATTAACGGCGTTGTAGATTGTGAGGCGGTGAAGGAGTTCGCCTCAAAGCTTGATGGAGTAGTGTATGCAAATACATATCCCTTCTACTGTTCCGATCCGGGACAGAAAATGATTAAAAATGCAATTAAAGAATACAAGTTAAACAGAGTGGTTGTTGCAGCATGTACTCCTAAGATCCACGAGCCTACCTTTAGAGCCTGTATCGCTGAAGCAGGGCTTTCTCCTTACTATCTGGAGTTCGTAAATATCAGAGAACAAGATTCTTTCGTCCATTTAGGAGATAGAGAGGCAGCTACAAAGAAAGCGATGGAATTAGTTGCAGGTGGTGTGGAGAGGGCTAAAAGGTTGGAAGATGTACCTCAGAAGGTTGTGGAAGTAGATAGATCTTGTCTTATCATTGGAGGAGGTATTGCAGGAATTCAGGCTGCCCTAGATTTAGGGGATCAAGGATATAAGGTGTATATTGTAGAGAAGGAAACATCTATTGGAGGTAGAATGGCCCAATTGGCCAAGACATTCCCAACAGATGATTGTGCTCTTTGAATTTTGGCACCTAAGATGGTTACAGTAGCAAACCACCCTAACGTTGAAATAATCACCTACGCAGAGATAAAGAACGTCTCTGGATACATCGGTAACTTCGAAGTAACCATAGAGAAAAAACCAAGGTACGTAGATGAGTCCAAGTGTACAGGATGTGGAGCCTGTGCCAAAGTATGTCCTATCGAAGTACCTAACGAATTTGACTTAGGAATAGGTACCAGGAAGGCTATATACGTACCATTTGCCCAGGCTGTCCCCCTGATATATACAATAGATAAGGAGTACTGTATCGACTGTAGGCTGTGTGAAAGTGTCTGTGGACCAGGAGCAATAGATTTCAACCAGAAACCAGAGGAGATCAAGTTAAAGGTTGGTACAATAATTGTGGCTACAGGGTTCAACGAGTTCGATGCATCCCTAAAAGAGGAATATGGGTATGGAGTTTACGACAACGTGATAACCACCTTAGAATTGGAGAGGATGATCAACCCTGCAGGGCCCACAGGAGGGCATGTAATAAGGCCAAGTGATGGAGAGCACCCACACAGAGTAGTATTTATACAGTGTGTAGGTTCCAGGGATCTGAAGGTTGGCAATCCATACTGTTCAAGGATTTGCTGCATGTTCGCCCTGAAGAATGCGCAACTGATAAAGATGCACGAGCCAGATGCAGAGGTTTACATTTGCTACATGGATATAAGATCCTTTGGAAAGGGATACGAAGAGTATTACCAGAGAGCTCAGGAACAGTTCGGGGTTAAGTTCATAAGGGGAAGACCAGCCTGTGTTATTGAAGATCCAGAGACAAAGAACCTCACAGTTCGAGTAGAGGATACATTGATGGGGGAGATAGTAGAGATAGAAGCTGATCTCGTGGTACTATCTGCTGGACTTGTACCAAGACCAGACACTAAGAACGTAGCAAAGATGTTAGGATTGGATATCAGTCCAGATGGATTCTTCAAGGAACTACATCCAAAGTTGGCACCAGTTAACACCAAGGTAGATGGTATAGCTATAGCAGGAGTGGCCCAAGGTCCTAAGGATATCCCAGATACAGTAGCCCAGGCTAAAGGTGCAGCTAGTGCCGTGGCAATACCGATGGCAAAGGGTAAGTTCGAGATAGAGATGATAAGAGCAATAGTAAATAAGGAGATCTGTGGAGGATGTGAGATCTGTGCCCAAGTATGTCCATACAATGCAATCTCCTATAAGGAAGTTGATGGACATAAAGTGGCTGAAGTAAATGACATTGCATGTAAAGGCTGTGGTTCTTGCTGTGCTACCTGTCCAAGTGGGGCCCTGCAGTTGAGGTACTACAGAGATGAACAGGTTATATCTGCAATAGATGGAATCTTAGATACCCATAATATGTTGAATCAATAG
- a CDS encoding ribose-phosphate diphosphokinase, which produces MIIVPGINSQELAYRVSKLVGCKLLRTEFKRFPDGELYIRIQDSHVINNEDVIFIQSQNSQNDAVVESILMSDILRDEGAKSITLMAPYLAYTRQDKKFNPGEPISIRGLAKIYSQLFDRVITINPHETHIESFFKVPFICGSAVGELAKYVKDRLDNPVVLSPDMGAVKLAKEASEVIGCEYDYLEKTRISPTEIKVAPKNLDVENRDVLIVDDIISTGGTVATAIKMLKEQGANKIIAACVHPILIGDALNKLYVSGANEVVGTDTFPSPVSKVSVDVVIAKLIKK; this is translated from the coding sequence GTGATTATAGTGCCTGGTATAAACTCTCAAGAACTGGCCTACAGGGTCTCAAAGTTAGTTGGTTGTAAACTTCTAAGGACAGAGTTTAAAAGGTTTCCAGATGGAGAGTTGTATATAAGGATCCAGGACAGCCATGTCATAAATAACGAGGATGTGATCTTTATTCAGAGTCAGAACAGCCAGAATGATGCTGTAGTAGAGAGTATCTTGATGAGTGATATATTGAGAGATGAAGGGGCTAAATCTATAACCTTGATGGCACCTTACTTGGCTTACACAAGACAGGATAAAAAGTTCAACCCTGGAGAACCTATAAGTATTAGAGGACTTGCTAAGATATACTCCCAACTCTTTGATAGAGTTATTACAATAAATCCTCATGAAACACATATAGAATCCTTTTTTAAAGTGCCCTTTATATGTGGAAGTGCTGTAGGAGAGCTGGCAAAGTACGTAAAGGATAGACTAGATAATCCTGTTGTATTATCTCCAGATATGGGGGCTGTGAAGTTAGCTAAGGAAGCCTCTGAGGTTATAGGCTGTGAATACGACTACTTAGAGAAAACCAGGATATCCCCTACCGAGATAAAGGTGGCTCCTAAGAATTTAGATGTAGAAAATAGAGATGTGCTCATTGTGGATGATATAATATCTACAGGGGGAACAGTGGCAACTGCCATAAAAATGTTGAAGGAACAGGGGGCGAATAAGATAATAGCTGCCTGTGTACATCCTATCCTCATTGGAGATGCTCTTAACAAACTCTATGTAAGTGGTGCCAACGAAGTAGTAGGTACAGATACCTTCCCTTCCCCTGTAAGTAAAGTTAGTGTAGACGTAGTTATTGCGAAGTTAATTAAAAAATAA